A genomic region of Thermodesulfobium narugense DSM 14796 contains the following coding sequences:
- the rplE gene encoding 50S ribosomal protein L5, giving the protein MKARLKELYDTKVVPYLKDKFSYKNVMEVPKPVKVVINIGLGEAVQNAKAVDAATEDLKVISGQKPIIRRAKKSIAAFKIRQGMPIGLKVTLRGQRMYYFLDKLFNIALPRIRDFKGFSDDHFDGRGNITIGLSEQLVFPEIEYDKIDKVRGMNVTIVTTAKTDKEAKELLGALGFPFRKS; this is encoded by the coding sequence ATGAAAGCAAGGTTGAAAGAATTATATGATACGAAAGTAGTACCCTATTTAAAGGATAAATTTTCATATAAGAATGTTATGGAAGTGCCAAAGCCTGTGAAGGTAGTTATTAATATTGGTTTAGGTGAAGCTGTTCAAAACGCTAAAGCAGTAGATGCTGCCACAGAAGATCTTAAAGTGATTAGTGGTCAAAAACCTATAATTAGAAGAGCAAAGAAATCTATTGCTGCCTTTAAAATTAGGCAGGGAATGCCTATTGGGTTAAAGGTGACTTTACGCGGGCAAAGAATGTACTACTTTCTTGATAAACTTTTTAACATTGCTCTTCCAAGGATAAGAGATTTCAAAGGGTTTTCTGATGATCACTTTGACGGAAGAGGGAATATAACAATAGGTTTAAGCGAACAGCTTGTTTTTCCTGAAATAGAATATGATAAGATTGATAAGGTTAGAGGAATGAACGTTACTATTGTAACAACTGCAAAAACTGATAAAGAAGCCAAAGAATTGCTGGGTGCACTTGGTTTTCCTTTTAGAAAAAGCTGA